One window from the genome of Paracoccus marcusii encodes:
- a CDS encoding undecaprenyl-diphosphate phosphatase — protein sequence MTLFHLVLVAIIQGITEFLPVSSSGHLILLPELTGMQDQGLVIDVAVHVGTLFAVILFFRRDVAAALAGCGRLARGRIDTPGARLAASLMVATIPVVLVGLVLKMSGAMEMMRSVAVIGWTMIIFGLLLYWSDQRGEGRKRTADWTMRDAVIVGLWQAVALIPGTSRSGATITGARALGYIREDAARISMLMSIPTIIASAALLAGDVMSDFDGAAVAQAGIAAGFAFVAALVALSLMMRLLRAVSFTPYVVYRLILGVALLVYAYS from the coding sequence ATGACCCTCTTCCACCTTGTCCTTGTCGCCATCATCCAAGGGATCACCGAGTTCCTTCCGGTCTCCTCCTCTGGTCACCTGATCCTGCTTCCGGAACTGACCGGAATGCAGGACCAAGGCCTTGTCATCGACGTCGCCGTCCATGTCGGCACGCTTTTCGCGGTGATCCTGTTCTTCCGGCGCGACGTCGCCGCGGCCCTGGCCGGATGTGGCAGGCTGGCCCGGGGCAGGATCGACACGCCCGGCGCAAGGCTGGCCGCGTCACTGATGGTCGCCACGATACCGGTGGTCTTGGTGGGGCTGGTGCTGAAGATGTCCGGCGCGATGGAGATGATGCGGTCGGTGGCCGTGATCGGCTGGACGATGATCATTTTCGGTCTGCTGCTCTACTGGTCCGACCAGCGTGGAGAGGGCCGCAAGCGGACCGCGGACTGGACGATGCGGGACGCCGTCATCGTCGGCCTGTGGCAGGCGGTGGCGTTGATCCCCGGAACCTCGCGATCGGGGGCGACGATCACGGGCGCGCGGGCCCTGGGCTATATCCGCGAGGACGCGGCGCGGATCTCGATGCTGATGTCGATCCCCACCATCATCGCCTCGGCCGCGCTTCTGGCGGGCGACGTCATGTCGGACTTCGACGGTGCAGCGGTCGCACAGGCCGGGATCGCTGCAGGTTTCGCCTTTGTCGCGGCCCTTGTCGCTCTGTCCCTGATGATGCGGCTGCTGAGGGCCGTCAGCTTCACGCCATACGTGGTCTATCGCCTGATCCTGGGCGTCGCGCTGTTGGTCTATGCCTACAGTTGA
- the nadE gene encoding NAD(+) synthase has translation MLETEILNLSRQDQAGALSPWFARKFAEQVKDDLFLPAPALQQVQDHLIGQLQDYRRQAGVGTAVLGMSGGVDSALTAALFKAAGWQVIGLTLPIHQVPEETDRGIDACKALGLEHFHLDLSAEYDAMVSAMARLHPGIATADDDGARTRRGNLRARLRMMTLYDQAHRLGGLVASTDNFSELGAGFWTLHGDVGDLAPVQGLLKSWEIPWLARNIGVPEHTWRAKPTDGLGIGAGDEAQIGATYLEWDIVVFALDQARKDGPDMDMADVQRRLGTDDDPHAQRIVSTVVTRLGRTWFKRVNPINLAHPKADRLAMIDRLDERLFRPAILRRQRVDIGFPDDLHASAGTLCKLLERHDCRVVTAESCTGGVLAASIAGVSGSSSALEGSFVTYAPSMKVNALGVSAQLIQERTVYDPQVARQMATGALDAAPGAGLALAITGVGGPDDDQGKPAGYVCIAACLRGDAPVVRECQFAGAPDIVLTKAIGAALQLGISLLDSTAGAGVDAGQSV, from the coding sequence ATGTTGGAAACGGAAATTCTGAATCTTTCACGACAGGACCAGGCAGGGGCGCTGTCGCCTTGGTTCGCGCGCAAATTCGCCGAACAGGTGAAGGACGACCTGTTTCTTCCCGCGCCCGCGTTGCAGCAGGTGCAGGATCACCTGATCGGTCAATTGCAGGACTACCGCCGGCAGGCCGGGGTCGGAACGGCGGTCCTTGGGATGTCGGGTGGCGTTGATTCAGCGCTGACCGCGGCACTGTTCAAGGCGGCGGGCTGGCAGGTCATCGGGCTGACCCTGCCCATCCATCAGGTGCCGGAAGAGACCGACCGCGGCATCGACGCCTGCAAGGCGCTGGGCCTTGAACACTTTCACCTGGATCTGTCAGCGGAATACGACGCCATGGTGTCCGCCATGGCCCGACTGCACCCCGGCATCGCGACCGCCGATGATGACGGGGCACGCACCCGTCGGGGCAACCTGCGCGCCCGATTGCGCATGATGACGCTTTACGACCAGGCTCACCGGCTCGGGGGCCTGGTCGCCAGCACGGACAACTTTTCGGAGCTGGGGGCGGGCTTCTGGACGCTGCATGGCGATGTGGGCGATCTGGCGCCGGTACAGGGTCTGCTCAAGTCGTGGGAGATTCCGTGGCTGGCCCGCAATATCGGCGTCCCTGAGCACACGTGGCGCGCCAAGCCGACCGACGGGTTGGGAATAGGTGCCGGAGACGAGGCGCAGATCGGCGCGACCTATCTGGAATGGGACATCGTGGTCTTTGCCCTGGATCAGGCGCGCAAGGACGGTCCCGACATGGATATGGCCGATGTCCAGCGGCGCTTGGGGACAGACGACGACCCGCATGCGCAGAGGATCGTGTCGACCGTCGTGACGCGGCTGGGACGGACCTGGTTCAAGCGCGTCAACCCCATCAATCTTGCGCATCCGAAAGCCGATCGGCTTGCGATGATCGACCGGCTGGACGAAAGGCTGTTCCGCCCCGCCATCCTGCGCAGGCAGCGGGTGGACATCGGGTTTCCCGACGATCTGCACGCGTCCGCCGGCACGCTTTGCAAGCTGCTGGAGCGGCACGATTGCCGCGTGGTGACGGCGGAATCCTGCACAGGCGGCGTGCTTGCTGCAAGCATCGCGGGCGTGTCCGGAAGTTCCTCCGCGCTGGAGGGAAGCTTTGTCACCTATGCCCCGTCGATGAAGGTAAATGCGCTTGGGGTCTCCGCACAGCTGATCCAGGAGCGCACGGTCTATGACCCGCAGGTGGCCCGGCAGATGGCCACGGGTGCGCTGGATGCGGCCCCCGGCGCCGGGCTGGCGCTGGCGATCACCGGCGTGGGCGGTCCGGACGACGATCAGGGCAAGCCGGCGGGATATGTCTGCATTGCGGCCTGCCTTCGCGGGGACGCACCCGTGGTCAGGGAATGTCAGTTCGCGGGCGCGCCTGACATCGTTCTGACCAAGGCCATCGGTGCCGCGTTGCAGTTGGGTATTTCCCTGCTTGATAGCACAGCAGGCGCGGGCGTGGATGCAGGCCAGAGCGTGTAA
- a CDS encoding transposase, with amino-acid sequence MSKRKRHAPGFKAKVALEVLKGEGTVSELASRFGVHPTMINQ; translated from the coding sequence ATGTCGAAACGAAAGCGGCACGCCCCTGGGTTCAAGGCGAAGGTGGCACTTGAGGTGCTGAAAGGCGAGGGGACCGTGTCGGAGCTGGCGAGCCGGTTCGGCGTGCATCCGACGATGATCAATCAATGA
- a CDS encoding IS3 family transposase encodes METLFFGVRQMTRHLRNDGHRVNEKRIRRLMRLLPIYQKPNTSRPAWGHKTYPYLLTELPVERPNQVWRPDITPLPVRRGARHGLEPVTAHASLYVMAIMDWHTRKVPSWRISNILE; translated from the coding sequence TTGGAGACCCTGTTCTTCGGCGTCCGGCAAATGACCCGGCATCTGCGTAACGACGGACACCGGGTGAACGAGAAGCGGATTCGGCGGCTGATGCGCTTGTTGCCGATCTACCAGAAACCCAACACCAGCAGGCCGGCATGGGGCCACAAGACCTATCCATATCTGCTGACAGAGTTGCCGGTGGAACGTCCGAACCAGGTCTGGCGCCCGGACATCACCCCCCTGCCGGTGCGGCGTGGCGCTCGGCATGGCCTCGAACCGGTGACGGCTCATGCCTCACTCTACGTCATGGCGATCATGGACTGGCACACGCGCAAGGTTCCATCTTGGCGGATCTCGAACATCCTCGAATGA
- a CDS encoding CFI-box-CTERM domain-containing protein: MPSEIANSLELHVVDLVNAEREQTGLNPVHVEVHLNAAAQDHSDWMAEEQAISHAGENGSSPTDRVEDADFPLAGGSWNLTENVAYTGLRGPATEADVDRLHSALMESPSHQANILDPDVAYVGIGLSLGSVEEQGGTQDALFMTQNFANTTQPVLVQETVDGQTVTTQYIDGEPVPGTSQPAADADELPAVGDDPSDDEGTGDEADTDQEDQGASGGACFVATAAYGDRMHPDVVTLRRYRDRVLVKYPTGRAFIRLYWRVGPVMAKRVVPTGASGRMARVALRPIVSGCRKILCRHMMVALPRQAGSLMSAWRASVDRRL, from the coding sequence ATGCCATCTGAGATCGCGAACAGTCTTGAACTTCACGTCGTCGATCTGGTGAATGCAGAGCGGGAACAGACTGGCCTCAACCCGGTCCACGTCGAAGTTCATCTGAACGCCGCAGCTCAGGACCATTCCGACTGGATGGCCGAGGAGCAGGCGATTTCGCACGCTGGCGAGAATGGATCCTCTCCGACCGACAGGGTCGAGGATGCGGACTTTCCGCTTGCCGGCGGGTCATGGAACCTGACGGAGAATGTGGCCTATACGGGACTGAGAGGTCCGGCCACCGAAGCCGACGTCGACCGGCTGCATTCCGCGCTGATGGAAAGCCCCTCCCATCAGGCGAACATCCTCGATCCCGATGTCGCGTATGTCGGGATCGGCCTGTCGTTGGGGTCGGTCGAGGAACAGGGCGGAACTCAGGACGCGTTGTTCATGACCCAGAACTTCGCGAACACGACCCAGCCCGTCCTGGTCCAGGAGACGGTGGACGGACAGACTGTCACGACGCAGTATATCGACGGCGAGCCGGTTCCTGGAACGTCGCAGCCAGCGGCAGACGCGGACGAATTGCCTGCCGTTGGTGATGACCCTTCGGATGACGAAGGCACTGGTGACGAGGCTGACACCGACCAGGAGGATCAGGGCGCCTCGGGAGGGGCGTGCTTCGTCGCGACCGCAGCCTATGGAGACCGCATGCATCCGGATGTGGTGACGCTTCGGCGATACCGGGATCGCGTGCTTGTCAAATACCCAACTGGCCGCGCCTTCATCCGCCTTTACTGGCGCGTAGGCCCCGTTATGGCAAAACGTGTCGTGCCGACCGGCGCTTCGGGCCGCATGGCGCGAGTGGCGCTGCGACCGATCGTATCTGGATGCCGGAAGATACTGTGCCGTCATATGATGGTGGCGCTGCCGAGGCAGGCAGGTTCACTCATGTCGGCATGGCGTGCGAGTGTAGATCGACGGTTGTAA
- a CDS encoding peroxidase family protein has product MATSFHVNVHDLSFILKQIQVSELQASTPGMTTVEAIQAVYGVSAADAALMPVGLRTVDGSDNSLLPGTESNGAGDTPFPRLLDPVYSNEGDENPFFGISNTNYGNSGNVVDSDPRTISNLIVDQTPANVAAIYAALKAVGTTGVDANTAVAAITVAYQATLNAKGADAAVEAAETALSAETADHGAAVSAFNAAEVRVGHFASAGPLADVAAEAADAASDALTVLVADVEGGNDVTGSLATALAAAVTAKEAADAVTTALGGDAVPAAQAVADAAQQLLEFLDTAAQSLPIDEAALVEAVEAFGAVLGSDGHAADSMDAIQAGLASAEDQADAAATVRDAAQAALAEAQADYNTAVQQAQTAGTPAQTADFLADTLEHYGLATGPEGGLIIDHVSPDVGLTAPFNSFMTIFGQFFDHGLDLVNKGGNGTVFIPLQADDPLIAGADQIFGTGDDLPASLRFMALTRATPVLDENGVEQHVNATTSFVDQNQTYTSHASHQVFLREQIRVEIDGVTKAYSTGHLLDASSETGSLDGAVGTWADVKAQALSVLGIRLEDMDVHRVPLLATDAYGNLITGPNGYAQMVMAPDATHSGPWLREGTAEGITTQGSIAAGPAFLVDIAHHAAPSSTTTADGDSVTGDDNNAQTYDDEMLDLHIVSGDGRGNENIALQSIHSIFHSEHNRMVEENKHTILDSDDVSFINEWLLVPLAQGTDLATVDPADLVWNGERLFQAARFTTEMQYQHMVFEEFARRIQPGIDPFVFTNSADIDPSIMAEFAHAVYRFGHSMLTDTVDRLDAQLMPVNGDAEQMSLIEAFLNPEAFTGSGSSLDEAQAAFIRGLTSDVGSEIDEFIVPALRSNLLGLPLDLAALNIARARDTGVPSLNETRAQLYNDFGLPDLKPYASWTDFTQYLKNPFSIANFIAAYGNHASITSATTLADKREAATLLLFGDGTNSDGVTIRGVTYTNEDRLNFLNGRGGYGAGNDRGGLDNVDLWIGGLAEKVTEFGGMLGTTFGFIFEYQMEQLQNGDRFYYLSRTQGLNLLDALEANTFADIVMRNSALSGDYATHINANLFLTPDMILELDRAIAQRDYNGAGAGRDPVWDDPIIQSLDPKVIRVDSGVTDANGHQVGGELHFRGGEHVVLGGTEGDDYIKSDLGDDALWGDGGNDYLNGGAGADQVFGGDGDDIIEDTFGDNFLRGERGNDVVSSSRGINLLFGGEGRDALLVGQDAGEAFGGEGNDFILGGSGGDNLLGNEGNDWIEGGEGFDVISGDNSELFFNSTIIGHDVAWGQGNDQDYDLESGDDIALSGIGVQRFEGMFGFDWASAKYDVAGVNWDFNIPIFTSAPADILRDRFDLMEGMSGWIHNDTLLGDNRGGTVGDTDAAGSFDDHVLTAAGIDRINGLRNWFDGALETLGGPGATRFRDGNLIMGGAGSDRMMGRGGFDVIDGDAWLNVRIRIVVDGTVYSAESLNSSQAAAGPYAGRVYAMGADGRPDFSAPAFGGRSLTSLLLDRTINPGDMSIVREIVTAAPGTARDRAVFAGALDEYEIEGRGTQLPGSTLIQAARDMNGDGFISVRDLGGDGRAAFDDIDLIRNVEDLEFTDQVIAIDTPIGINVNLALDVDGAPAALPAIGATIGRITAEGVPGTFALAAGSSPLFGVAADGTLAVTGTLGLNQTHQLDLTFATSGVSRTERLQVQTGSNAANTMAGWAGDDLMYGLAGTDVLTGGTGDDVLFGQAGNDQLTGGAGRDILIGGRNNDQVQGGAGDDLILFAWGDGNDAVDGGDGTDRMRISGTAANETLTATWNGAALTALTGFTAITSVEQIHVDLAGSADRLVYAAGSAGVVVDLGAGTASGFASVANIASVQGGNGADVLTGNDQANTLNGGGGNDFFVARADDASDLYTGAAGFDTLDLSAYSGELSVDISFATATILGTGTTAALSDRVQSVEALILGGGADIAFGSAGANHLWGGGGDDTLSGVNGNDTLEGDAGNDMLIGGAGLDVLVGGLGDDVFVFATPAHSTLAASDVIMDFGQAGSAGGDVIDIGDMAGLAFQFVGSGGFASGGTNQVRVFNNGTDTFVQIDTDTDVAAEAQIRILGIHELAASDFIL; this is encoded by the coding sequence ATGGCAACGAGCTTTCATGTGAACGTGCATGACCTGAGCTTCATTCTGAAGCAGATCCAGGTTTCCGAACTCCAGGCATCGACGCCGGGCATGACGACCGTGGAGGCGATCCAGGCGGTCTACGGCGTCAGCGCCGCGGATGCGGCCCTGATGCCGGTGGGCCTGCGGACCGTGGACGGCAGCGACAACAGCCTGTTGCCCGGAACCGAGAGCAACGGGGCAGGGGACACGCCCTTTCCGCGCCTGTTGGACCCGGTCTATTCGAACGAGGGTGACGAAAACCCGTTCTTTGGAATCTCGAACACGAACTACGGGAACAGCGGCAATGTCGTGGACAGCGATCCGCGCACGATCTCAAACTTGATCGTGGACCAGACGCCCGCCAATGTCGCGGCCATCTATGCGGCGTTGAAGGCCGTGGGAACGACGGGCGTCGATGCGAATACCGCCGTCGCCGCGATCACGGTGGCCTACCAGGCGACGCTGAATGCCAAGGGGGCCGACGCCGCCGTGGAGGCCGCCGAAACAGCGTTGAGCGCCGAGACCGCGGACCATGGCGCGGCCGTCTCAGCCTTCAATGCCGCAGAGGTGCGCGTGGGGCATTTCGCCTCGGCCGGTCCGCTGGCGGATGTTGCGGCGGAGGCCGCCGACGCGGCCAGCGACGCGCTGACGGTGCTTGTCGCCGACGTGGAGGGCGGAAACGACGTCACTGGATCCCTTGCCACGGCCTTGGCTGCCGCCGTCACCGCCAAAGAGGCCGCGGATGCGGTGACGACCGCCTTGGGCGGTGATGCCGTTCCCGCCGCTCAGGCGGTGGCCGACGCTGCCCAACAACTGCTGGAGTTCCTGGATACCGCCGCCCAGAGCCTTCCGATCGATGAGGCGGCGCTAGTCGAAGCTGTAGAGGCCTTCGGGGCGGTGCTGGGATCGGACGGACATGCCGCCGACAGCATGGATGCGATCCAGGCCGGACTGGCCTCGGCAGAGGATCAGGCCGACGCCGCCGCGACGGTGCGAGACGCCGCGCAGGCCGCCCTTGCCGAGGCGCAGGCGGATTACAATACCGCGGTGCAGCAGGCGCAGACTGCCGGCACACCCGCCCAGACCGCGGACTTCCTGGCGGACACCTTGGAGCATTACGGGCTGGCCACCGGTCCGGAGGGGGGCCTGATCATCGACCATGTGTCGCCCGATGTCGGCCTGACTGCGCCCTTCAACAGCTTCATGACCATCTTCGGCCAGTTCTTCGACCATGGTCTGGACCTCGTGAACAAGGGTGGCAACGGCACTGTCTTCATTCCGCTGCAGGCCGATGACCCACTGATTGCGGGCGCCGACCAGATTTTCGGCACGGGCGACGATCTTCCCGCAAGCCTGCGGTTCATGGCGCTGACCCGGGCCACCCCGGTCCTGGACGAGAACGGAGTGGAGCAGCACGTCAATGCCACGACGTCGTTCGTCGACCAGAACCAGACCTATACTTCGCACGCCTCGCATCAGGTGTTCCTGAGAGAGCAGATCCGCGTCGAGATCGATGGGGTGACCAAGGCCTATTCCACGGGCCACCTGCTGGACGCGTCGAGCGAGACCGGCTCTCTGGACGGTGCGGTGGGGACGTGGGCCGACGTCAAAGCGCAGGCGCTGTCGGTCCTGGGCATCCGCCTGGAGGACATGGACGTCCACCGGGTGCCGCTGTTGGCGACCGATGCCTATGGCAACCTGATCACCGGGCCGAACGGCTATGCCCAGATGGTCATGGCACCCGACGCGACCCATTCCGGCCCCTGGCTGCGCGAGGGCACCGCCGAAGGGATCACGACGCAGGGCAGCATCGCGGCCGGTCCGGCCTTCCTGGTGGACATCGCCCACCATGCGGCGCCCAGCAGCACGACGACGGCTGACGGGGACAGCGTCACGGGTGATGACAACAACGCCCAGACCTATGACGACGAAATGCTGGATCTGCACATCGTGTCGGGCGACGGGCGCGGCAACGAGAACATCGCCCTTCAGTCGATCCACTCGATCTTCCATTCGGAACACAACCGCATGGTCGAGGAGAACAAGCACACCATCCTGGATTCGGATGACGTGTCATTCATCAACGAATGGCTGCTGGTGCCGCTGGCCCAAGGCACGGACCTGGCCACGGTCGACCCGGCCGATCTGGTGTGGAATGGTGAACGCCTGTTCCAGGCTGCGCGGTTCACGACCGAGATGCAGTACCAGCACATGGTCTTCGAGGAATTCGCCCGTCGCATACAGCCCGGGATCGATCCGTTCGTCTTCACCAATTCCGCCGATATCGATCCCTCGATCATGGCCGAGTTCGCGCACGCGGTCTATCGCTTTGGCCATTCGATGCTGACAGACACCGTGGACCGGCTGGACGCCCAGCTGATGCCGGTGAACGGTGATGCGGAACAGATGTCGCTGATCGAAGCGTTCCTGAACCCAGAAGCCTTCACGGGGTCAGGCAGTTCGCTGGACGAGGCGCAGGCGGCGTTCATCCGGGGCCTGACCTCGGACGTGGGAAGCGAGATCGACGAGTTCATCGTCCCCGCCCTGCGCAGCAACCTGCTGGGTCTTCCGCTGGACCTTGCCGCGCTGAACATCGCGCGGGCACGCGATACCGGCGTCCCGTCGCTGAACGAGACGCGGGCCCAGCTCTACAACGACTTCGGCCTGCCGGACCTGAAGCCCTATGCCAGCTGGACCGATTTCACGCAGTATCTGAAGAACCCGTTCTCGATCGCGAACTTCATCGCGGCCTATGGAAATCATGCGTCGATCACCTCGGCCACGACCCTCGCCGACAAGCGCGAGGCTGCCACCCTGCTGCTGTTCGGCGACGGCACCAACAGCGATGGCGTGACGATACGCGGCGTGACCTACACGAACGAGGATCGGCTGAACTTCCTCAACGGGCGGGGCGGCTACGGCGCCGGCAACGACCGGGGCGGGCTGGACAATGTCGACCTGTGGATCGGTGGCCTGGCCGAGAAGGTGACCGAGTTCGGCGGCATGCTGGGCACCACCTTCGGCTTCATCTTCGAATACCAGATGGAGCAGCTGCAGAATGGTGACCGGTTCTATTACCTGTCGCGCACGCAGGGTCTGAACCTGCTTGACGCGCTTGAGGCGAACACCTTCGCCGACATCGTCATGCGCAACTCGGCGCTGAGCGGCGATTACGCCACGCATATCAACGCAAACCTGTTCCTGACCCCGGACATGATACTGGAACTGGACCGCGCCATCGCACAGCGCGACTACAACGGCGCGGGTGCTGGCCGTGACCCGGTCTGGGACGACCCGATCATTCAGAGCCTCGACCCCAAGGTGATCCGGGTGGATTCCGGTGTCACCGACGCGAATGGCCACCAGGTCGGCGGAGAGCTGCATTTCCGCGGCGGCGAACATGTCGTCCTGGGCGGGACCGAGGGTGACGACTACATCAAGTCGGATCTGGGTGACGACGCGCTGTGGGGCGATGGCGGCAACGATTACCTGAACGGCGGGGCAGGGGCCGACCAGGTCTTCGGCGGCGACGGTGACGACATCATCGAGGACACGTTCGGCGACAACTTCCTGCGCGGCGAACGGGGCAACGACGTCGTCTCGTCGTCCCGGGGCATCAACCTGCTGTTCGGCGGCGAGGGGCGGGACGCGCTGCTGGTCGGTCAGGACGCGGGCGAGGCCTTCGGTGGCGAGGGCAACGATTTCATCCTGGGCGGTTCCGGCGGGGACAACCTGCTGGGTAACGAAGGCAACGACTGGATAGAAGGCGGAGAGGGATTCGACGTCATCTCGGGCGACAATTCGGAACTGTTCTTCAACTCGACCATCATCGGCCATGATGTGGCCTGGGGCCAGGGCAACGACCAGGACTACGATCTTGAATCGGGCGACGACATCGCCCTGTCCGGGATCGGCGTCCAGCGCTTCGAGGGCATGTTCGGCTTTGACTGGGCCAGCGCGAAATACGATGTGGCCGGTGTGAACTGGGACTTCAACATCCCGATCTTCACATCGGCGCCTGCGGACATCCTGCGTGACCGCTTTGACCTGATGGAGGGGATGTCGGGCTGGATCCACAACGACACACTGCTTGGCGACAACCGTGGCGGGACCGTGGGCGACACGGATGCGGCGGGCAGCTTTGACGACCACGTTCTGACCGCGGCGGGCATCGACCGCATCAACGGGCTGCGCAACTGGTTCGACGGCGCGCTGGAGACCCTAGGCGGACCGGGAGCCACACGCTTCCGCGACGGTAACCTGATCATGGGTGGCGCGGGGTCCGATCGCATGATGGGGCGCGGCGGCTTCGACGTCATCGACGGCGACGCCTGGCTTAATGTCCGCATCCGCATCGTGGTCGACGGAACCGTGTATTCGGCGGAATCGCTGAACAGCTCTCAGGCGGCCGCCGGACCGTATGCGGGCAGGGTCTATGCGATGGGTGCCGACGGGCGGCCGGACTTCTCTGCGCCGGCCTTTGGGGGGCGGTCGCTGACCTCGCTGCTGCTGGACCGCACGATCAACCCCGGCGACATGTCCATCGTCCGCGAGATCGTGACGGCGGCACCTGGCACGGCCCGTGACAGGGCGGTCTTTGCAGGCGCGCTGGACGAATACGAGATCGAGGGGCGCGGCACGCAGCTGCCAGGAAGCACGTTGATCCAGGCGGCGCGTGACATGAACGGCGACGGCTTCATCTCTGTCCGCGACCTGGGCGGGGACGGGCGCGCGGCCTTCGATGATATCGATCTGATCCGCAACGTCGAGGATCTGGAATTCACCGATCAGGTCATCGCCATCGACACGCCCATCGGCATCAACGTGAACCTGGCGCTGGACGTCGATGGCGCCCCTGCGGCCTTGCCGGCCATCGGTGCCACCATCGGCCGCATCACCGCCGAAGGCGTTCCCGGCACCTTTGCCCTGGCTGCCGGCAGCAGTCCCCTGTTCGGCGTTGCAGCCGACGGGACGCTTGCCGTGACCGGAACGCTTGGCCTCAATCAGACGCACCAGCTGGATCTGACCTTTGCGACGTCGGGGGTCAGCAGGACGGAACGCCTGCAGGTCCAGACCGGCAGCAACGCGGCCAATACCATGGCAGGATGGGCCGGGGACGATCTGATGTACGGCTTGGCCGGAACGGATGTCTTGACGGGCGGCACGGGGGACGACGTCCTGTTCGGCCAGGCCGGAAACGATCAGCTGACCGGCGGCGCTGGGCGCGACATCCTGATCGGCGGTCGCAACAACGATCAGGTGCAGGGCGGCGCGGGGGACGACCTGATCCTCTTTGCATGGGGTGACGGGAATGATGCGGTCGACGGCGGCGATGGCACCGACCGGATGCGCATCTCTGGCACCGCTGCGAACGAGACCCTGACCGCAACCTGGAACGGTGCCGCGCTGACTGCGCTGACCGGGTTCACCGCGATCACCTCTGTCGAGCAGATCCACGTCGATCTTGCGGGCAGTGCGGACCGGCTGGTCTATGCCGCCGGATCGGCCGGCGTCGTCGTCGACCTGGGCGCGGGGACGGCGTCGGGCTTTGCCTCGGTTGCCAACATCGCCTCCGTCCAGGGCGGGAACGGTGCCGATGTCCTGACCGGGAACGACCAGGCCAACACGCTGAACGGCGGGGGTGGAAACGACTTCTTCGTGGCAAGGGCCGATGATGCCAGCGACCTCTACACCGGTGCGGCGGGCTTCGACACGCTGGACCTGTCCGCCTATTCCGGCGAGCTGTCGGTCGATATTTCCTTTGCCACGGCGACGATCCTGGGAACGGGCACGACAGCAGCGCTGTCCGACCGCGTCCAGTCGGTCGAGGCCCTGATCCTGGGCGGCGGCGCGGACATCGCCTTCGGCAGCGCAGGGGCCAACCACCTATGGGGCGGCGGCGGTGACGACACGCTTAGCGGCGTGAACGGCAACGACACCCTGGAGGGTGATGCGGGCAACGACATGCTGATCGGCGGCGCGGGTTTGGACGTCCTTGTCGGCGGGCTGGGCGATGACGTCTTCGTCTTCGCGACACCCGCCCACAGCACGCTGGCGGCGTCGGACGTGATCATGGACTTCGGTCAGGCGGGATCGGCGGGCGGCGATGTCATCGACATCGGCGACATGGCAGGACTGGCCTTCCAGTTCGTGGGATCGGGAGGCTTCGCATCCGGCGGGACCAATCAGGTGCGCGTCTTCAACAACGGGACGGACACGTTCGTTCAGATCGACACGGACACCGACGTCGCAGCCGAAGCGCAGATCCGCATCCTAGGCATCCACGAACTGGCGGCATCGGACTTCATCCTGTGA
- a CDS encoding sugar transferase: protein MAKRGLDVTLAVLGLLLLAPLILALVIVLKLTDSGPLLYGHRRVGFGGREFRCWKFRTMVVNGDAVLEQYLRKHPAKAALWYEQRKLVDDPRVTPLGAVLRKLSLDELPQLLNVLTGEMSLVGPRPVVRAELDHYASSTRHYLAARPGLSGLWQISGRSNTTYMERVQMDRFYVMKWNPWMDLRIIFMTIPAVALSRGAH from the coding sequence ATGGCCAAGCGGGGGCTGGATGTCACGTTGGCGGTTCTGGGCCTGCTGCTGCTGGCGCCGCTGATCCTCGCGCTGGTCATCGTCCTCAAGCTGACGGATTCCGGGCCGTTGCTCTATGGGCACCGCCGCGTAGGCTTTGGTGGGCGCGAGTTCCGCTGCTGGAAGTTCCGCACCATGGTCGTCAACGGCGACGCCGTCCTGGAGCAGTACCTGCGCAAGCATCCCGCCAAGGCGGCCCTGTGGTACGAACAGCGCAAGCTGGTCGACGATCCGCGCGTCACCCCCCTCGGCGCCGTGCTGCGCAAGCTGAGCCTGGACGAGCTGCCCCAGCTCCTGAACGTGCTGACCGGAGAGATGAGCCTGGTCGGCCCGCGTCCGGTCGTGCGGGCAGAGCTGGACCATTACGCCAGCTCGACCCGCCACTATCTGGCGGCCCGCCCCGGCCTGTCCGGCCTCTGGCAGATCAGCGGCCGCAGCAACACGACCTACATGGAGCGCGTGCAGATGGACCGCTTCTACGTGATGAAGTGGAACCCGTGGATGGACCTGCGCATCATCTTCATGACCATCCCCGCCGTCGCGCTGTCCCGCGGAGCGCATTGA